The following proteins are encoded in a genomic region of Eulemur rufifrons isolate Redbay chromosome 18, OSU_ERuf_1, whole genome shotgun sequence:
- the TIGD4 gene encoding tigger transposable element-derived protein 4, whose product MAEASVDASTVPVTVKKKKSLSIEEKIDIINAVESGKKKAEIAAEYGIKKNSLSSIMKNKDKVLEAFESLRFDPKRKRLRTAFYTDLEEALMRWYRIAQCLNVPVNGPMLRLKANDFAQKLGHNDFKCSNGWLDRFKSRYGLVFRSQPVEATGLSVDPSTVWCQNVLPYYLNDYHPKNVFNIKETGLLYRMLPTNTFAFKGETCSVGKLCKDRITLVVGTNMDGSEKLPLLIIGKNRNPHCFKGIKSLPVYYEANRMAWMTSDIFEQWMQKLDEKFQAQQRRVVIFVESFPAHPEVKNLKSIELAFFPSCLSSKFIAMKQGVIKNLKIRYRHCLIKKFLSSVEGSKEFTFSLLDAVDTLHLCWRAVTPEIIVKSYEEAGFKLQKEESDTTKAEKDTSIDLVADALGAGVEYPEGLSIEEYAALDDDLETCEAAPSDDTVLTKESKSDETGFYTSDEEDDGGSLETELLLPSKNDAITALDTLKKFLRSQDMNDGLHDSLADLENFINSLSPK is encoded by the exons ATGGCAGAAGCTTCTGTGGATGCCTCAACTGTGCCT GtaacagtgaaaaaaaagaaaagcctatcCATTGAGGAAAAGATCGACATTATAAATGCAGTGGAAAGTGGCAAGAAAAAAGCAGAGATTGCAGCTGAATATGGAATAAAGAAGAATTCATTGTCTTCTATTATGAAGAATAAAGACAAAGTTCTAGAAGCCTTTGAATCTCTAAGATTTGatccaaagagaaaaagactgagaaCTGCTTTTTACACAGATCTGGAAGAGGCATTAATGAGGTGGTATCGAATTGCACAATGTCTAAATGTACCAGTTAATGGTCCAATGTTGCGTCTAAAAGCTAATGATTTTGCCCAGAAACTGGGTCATAATGATTTTAAGTGCAGTAATGGTTGGCTGGATCGTTTTAAATCCAGGTATGGTTTAGTATTCAGATCTCAACCTGTAGAAGCTACAGGTTTATCCGTAGACCCTTCAACTGTCTGGTGCCAAAATGTACTTCCttattatttaaatgattatcatcctaaaaatgtttttaatataaaagagaCTGGGCTGCTTTATCGAATGTTACCTACaaatacatttgcatttaaagGAGAAACATGCTCAGTTGGAAAGTTATGCAAAGACAGAATAACTTTGGTGGTTGGCACAAACATGGATGGCTCAGAGAAACTTCCTTTGCTTATCATTGGAAAAAACAGAAATCCACATTGTTTCAAAGGTATAAAATCATTGCCTGTGTATTATGAAGCTAATAGAATGGCATGGATGACCTCAGATATATTTGAACAATGGATGCAGAAGCTTGATGAGAAATTTCAAGCCCAGCAACGAAGAGTGGTGATTTTTGTTGAATCTTTTCCCGCACATCCAGAGGTAAAGAACCTAAAGTCCATTGAGTTAGCATTCTTTCCATCATGTTTATCTTCTAAATTTATAGCTATGAAACAAGGTGTTATTAAAAACCTTAAAATCAGATATCGGCATTGTCtcattaagaaatttttaagcTCTGTTGAAGGCAGCaaagaatttacattttcacTACTAGATGCAGTTGATACATTACATCTATGTTGGAGAGCTGTAACCCCAGAGATTATTGTTAAAAGCTATGAAGAGGCAGGGTTCAAGTTGCAAAAGGAAGAAAGTGACACAACAAAAGCAGAGAAGGATACTAGTATTGATTTGGTTGCTGATGCTCTGGGAGCAGGGGTGGAATATCCTGAAGGTTTATCTATAGAAGAGTATGCTGCACTGGACGATGATTTGGAGACATGTGAAGCAGCACCAAGTGATGATACAGTCTTGACCAAAGAAAGTAAATCAGATGAAACTGGATTTTATACTTCTGATGAAGAGGATGATGGTGGATCTCTAGAAACTGAACTCCTGTTACCATCAAAAAATGATGCAATAACTGCTTTAGATACtcttaaaaaatttcttagaagTCAAGATATGAATGATGGACTTCATGATTCTTTAGCAGaccttgaaaattttattaactcTTTATCACCTAAGTAA